The DNA window CGAGTTTCACGGTTGCCTTTCCGTTCGGAGCCTTCCATTCTAATTGGGGTCGCTGCCTGCAGTCTCCAGAAGCTGCACAAGTGCTGGACCCTTGTGGGGCATGGGCCCGGGAATCCCGCCGCCATCTGGCAGGGCTGCTTCCACTCAGTGACTCTGGAGGGGCATCTGATTCCTGCTGACCGCCTTTGCTGGCGGGTGGCAGAATTTCAAAATTTGGGATTCGGGGGACCAGCTTCATCCGACTTGCGCAAACTCCAGTGGAAACCGGCTTTCACGTCATCAGACCCCCTTCTCTTGCGACAATCGTCTGCATGTGGCCGGCATTCCCTATCCGCCGCCTGACTCGCAGCAACTCAAGCCTCGGACCGGCCCTGGTCCGCCGAATCCGCGTCTCCATACCTCCTCCGAGCAACTCAACCGGTGCCTTGCGATTCTCGACTGAGACACCCATGGCCGATGCAACGcccgatggcggcctcgtcgagcgagggGGCAAGCAGTACAGGCCCATAAAAGAAGGAAGAGCGACAATTCTGGTGCCCCATGACCCTAAATCGAAGAAGACCGtcaccgaggagcagcaaGTCTTCTACAATCCCATCCAACAGTACAACCGCGACCTGTCGACTCTTGCGATCAAGGTCTATGGAGAGTGGACCTTGGAGAAGCGCCTAAAGAAGTTGCAAGCAAAGCATACGGAGAAACAGGGCAAAGGAAAGAAGAGGAAACGTGGCGATGAAGAGCCTGTTCAGGAGACTGAGACCGAGACTAAGGACCCGTCCGGAGCAGAAGCTACAGAAGCGCCTAAATTGCCTAAGCCAACCTTCAAGATTCTCGACGCTCTTTCGGCCTCGGGCCTCCGTGCCATGCGATATGCTCACGAACTGCCGTTCATAACGTCAGTCACGGCAAACGATCTCTCAGAGTCGGCTGCCAAGTCGATACAAGTCAACATCGACTACAACGGCCTGCAAGACATCGTCACCGTGACAAACCAGGATGCTCTCGCTCTCATGTATCGCGCGATTGCCGATGACCTGTCGAAGCGTGATCGAAACGGGAACCCTGGCAAGGCGCACAAGTTCGACGTCATCGACTTGGATCCCTACGGGACGGCGGCACCCTTTTTCGACGCCGCGATCCAGTCtgtgcgcgacgacggcgggcttCTGTGCATCACCTGCACGGACAGTGCCGTCTGGGCTGGGCACAGCTACTGCGAGAAGACGTATGCGCTTTACGGGGGCATTCCTCTCAAGGGGATGCACACCCACGAGGCGGCGTTGCGTTTAATCCTCCACGCTGTAGCCTCTTCCGGCTCCAAATATGGTCTGAGCATTGAGCCAATGCTTTCGTTGTCCATCGACTTCTACACCAAAGTCTTCGTCAAAGTCACTCGGTCGCCGCAAAAGGTCAAGTTTTTGGGCGCCAACACCATGCTGGTGTACAGCTGCGACCAGGGCTGCGGCTCATGGGAAACCCAGCCCGTTCTTCGGAGCAAACCGGCGCCGAATAAGAAGGCAGACGGGTTCTTCTTCAAACACGGCATGGCTTTGGGTCCGACGGCTGACCGCTTCTGCCGCTATTGCGGTTTCAAGATGCACCTGGCCGGGCCCATGTACGCGGGCCACATCCACAACCAAGAATTCATCCagcgcatcctcgacgagatACCCAAAGCACCCACAGACGTATACAAGACCCTGCCGCGGCTCGAGGGCATGCTACGCACCGCGCAGGAGGAATACCTACCGGGCCCGGGACCGCAAGAAGGTGTCGACCGCAccgaggccgcgctcgccacgCCCGACCATACGCCATTCTTCGTCATTCCGGGCAAAGTATCTAGCATCATTTCTAGCACCACAcccaacgacgacatgtTCCGTGGAGCCCTCCTGCACTTGGGATATCAGGTTGGACGGAGTCACTGCCGCCCCGGTGCCATCAAGACGGACGCGCCGTGGTCGACGATATGGTGGATCATGACGGAGTGGATCAGGCAAAAGTCACCGGTCAAGACGTCGAAATACAAGCCATCGATGGCGGCATGGAAAATTCTGCACGATGCTGGGATCGTTGGACACGAGTCCGCTTCCCCAAGCAAGGATGAAgggggagacggcgacgatcaGAAGATGGAGGGCGTTGAGGCGCAACCTACGAGGCCGGAAGCAGAAGAAACGGCTGAGCAGCGCAACGGAAAGAGCGCACCTGGAGCTGGCGAGGTGTCCAGGTCAGAGGACCAGGAGAAGCCGCTGCCAAGTGAGGATGAACTGCGCAAGACGCTCGTGTTTGATGATGCGCTGGCAAGGCTGGGCCGCACCAAGGGAGGGCAGCGCTATGTGCGCTATCAGATGAATCCGTCGGCGCACTGGGGGCCTATGACGAGAGCCAAGGGCAATTAATAAGTAGCTTACTGGACGGTTTGTAGTCGTCTGCAGGGCACGGATCACactgccgaggccgtggccTATTTGTATAGCACCAGGCTTGGTCTTTGTCAGCGTCATTTATTGCCCAGCAGATGATGGTTGTTCCACCAGTTCCGTCCTAAGCAAGGTGACAACTTGTGGCAAGTATTTTTGAGACACACAGTTGGGCCTCGACTGTTGTGTGCGGTGCAGGGAGCGTTGCCAGACGAAGCTGAGACTCTTATCCCCTGTTGCGGCCCTGGCCATGTAGATTCGTATAAGTACGCTATAAACTCATGATGGCTTGGAGTCATGTCGAAAAGATGCTGGTCCGCCGCGTGAGGAGCAAAAGAGGGGGCATAAGGGTTTTTGAGGCTCATACGCATGCGAACGGGATGAgcgcctttttttttttcgtgaGGCAATGACTGTAGGCGATGGATGCGCGATTGTGAGTGAGAGGGAAAGGGTGGAAGATGAGCGGGTTACGCACAAAGTATTAGTTAGTGAGAACAGGTATTCGATCCGGTTTAAGACGGGCTTCGCACCTCTCAGCCGGCCCTCACAGCGCAAGTGCCCTGCTACTATCGCCGTCGAAGGCTTGGACACTCTATCAAGACACGGTGGTCAAGCACCGGCCCCCGATCCTATTCATTGGCCCACGCACTCACAAGCGCTTCATCTCCATCGACGGGGATGGATGAAAGAGGCATCCGCCGCCAGACAGACGCCATGGCGTGCttgcgacgacgccggtCCCACCTTCTGCCTGGGATCACCATGCAATGCAATAAGTACTAAGCTATTGCTGATAGATGCTGACGCTGACGACAAAGCGCACATCACTTCCAACTTTTACATGCTGATTCTCAGGCGCGTGCGGCGCTGTAACACGAACCATACATCGCCGGCCGTGACTCCTCAATCGCGAGACTCCCCCCTCCATCAACCATCCATACAGAAGTACTTGCGGCCTTTTTTTCTTCAACTCTCACGTCCTCATTACTCCTTCCTCTTCACTATACTCTTGTAGCAGCCCAACGCCGTCCTCCAATCCCGACTGCTTCTGCGTTGAAAACACCATGACCTCGCAGACGAATGACATCCTGCGGCGGCAGAAGCCCACCGCAACCGCAGTGCAAGACGTGCGCGTCCAGGACGACAACCTCGTGTGGACGGATCCTTCGgatggcgcgcagcagcatcaggtCCGCCTCGACCAGGTGCTCTTcacgctgcccgccgccccggagGGCTCCATCATCGTGTGCCTTGTTGAGGAtgacgacaccgccgccgccgctgccgagcacAAAAAGACGCAACCACCGTTCCGGCTCGTCGCCCTACGCGCGGACGGGGATGGTTCTCCCCTGaccgagcagctcctcctgcgcgacggccgcgagcgtgtcgacgagctgccggctcacctgcgccgccgcagagacGATGATGGGAAAGACGCCAACGACGTGCGCGTGGTGGTGTCGACGGGCTCCGGGGTGGGCCATGCGGTGGCGTTTTGGGAGCAGGTGCTGCGTCCCCTTTTTACGCTCGT is part of the Purpureocillium takamizusanense chromosome 7, complete sequence genome and encodes:
- the TRM1 gene encoding Methylamine--glutamate N-methyltransferase (EggNog:ENOG503NUG5~COG:J~BUSCO:EOG09261H5E), coding for MWPAFPIRRLTRSNSSLGPALVRRIRVSIPPPSNSTGALRFSTETPMADATPDGGLVERGGKQYRPIKEGRATILVPHDPKSKKTVTEEQQVFYNPIQQYNRDLSTLAIKVYGEWTLEKRLKKLQAKHTEKQGKGKKRKRGDEEPVQETETETKDPSGAEATEAPKLPKPTFKILDALSASGLRAMRYAHELPFITSVTANDLSESAAKSIQVNIDYNGLQDIVTVTNQDALALMYRAIADDLSKRDRNGNPGKAHKFDVIDLDPYGTAAPFFDAAIQSVRDDGGLLCITCTDSAVWAGHSYCEKTYALYGGIPLKGMHTHEAALRLILHAVASSGSKYGLSIEPMLSLSIDFYTKVFVKVTRSPQKVKFLGANTMLVYSCDQGCGSWETQPVLRSKPAPNKKADGFFFKHGMALGPTADRFCRYCGFKMHLAGPMYAGHIHNQEFIQRILDEIPKAPTDVYKTLPRLEGMLRTAQEEYLPGPGPQEGVDRTEAALATPDHTPFFVIPGKVSSIISSTTPNDDMFRGALLHLGYQVGRSHCRPGAIKTDAPWSTIWWIMTEWIRQKSPVKTSKYKPSMAAWKILHDAGIVGHESASPSKDEGGDGDDQKMEGVEAQPTRPEAEETAEQRNGKSAPGAGEVSRSEDQEKPLPSEDELRKTLVFDDALARLGRTKGGQRYVRYQMNPSAHWGPMTRAKGN